A part of Melittangium boletus DSM 14713 genomic DNA contains:
- a CDS encoding MATE family efflux transporter: MDALPRTAAPAPPSLGLFRLTWPIFLELLLFMLMGTSDTLMLSGVSDEAVSAVGVVNQYISLCILIMNVVSHGSSVVVAQYLGAGRSPEAARISALAITMNLLLGLVVSAVLLSLGDLILSHMNLRGALLGHARAYIRIAGGFIFLQALINVISALIRTYGFTRQSMYVSLGMNVLHVACNYALIFGHFGLPRLGVTGAAVSTGVSRATALVVFVWMLYRVMDVRMVARDYVTFSREYIRKILRVGVPAAVEQLTYHSCQTVFLYYVTFLGPTALASRQYAMAISQYVFLFSLAIGMGTAIVVGRMVGALRPDDAYRRALESLKWAVAITVLVDLLVILLRLPLVGLFTANADILQLTSRVILLSLLLESGRSFNLVLVNALRAAGDARFTVYMAFTSMVCMSLPLGYLLVFRLEWGLPGIWLAIAADEWMRGLVFWYRWKSRAWERQSLVAPQEERVTVALGG, from the coding sequence ATGGACGCACTGCCTCGAACGGCAGCCCCGGCTCCGCCCTCCCTGGGGCTGTTCCGCCTGACCTGGCCCATCTTCCTGGAACTGCTGCTGTTCATGCTGATGGGCACGTCGGACACGCTCATGCTCAGCGGCGTCTCGGACGAGGCCGTCTCCGCGGTGGGCGTGGTCAATCAGTACATCTCGCTGTGCATCCTCATCATGAACGTCGTCAGCCACGGCTCCTCCGTCGTCGTGGCGCAGTACCTCGGAGCGGGCAGGAGCCCCGAGGCCGCCCGGATCTCGGCCCTGGCCATCACGATGAACCTGCTGCTCGGGCTCGTGGTGAGCGCGGTGCTGTTGTCGCTCGGCGACCTCATCTTGAGCCACATGAACCTGCGGGGCGCCCTGCTGGGGCACGCGCGGGCGTACATTCGCATCGCGGGCGGGTTCATCTTCCTGCAGGCCCTCATCAACGTCATCTCCGCGCTCATCCGCACCTACGGCTTCACGCGGCAATCCATGTACGTGTCCCTGGGCATGAACGTGCTCCACGTGGCGTGCAATTACGCGCTCATCTTCGGCCACTTCGGCCTGCCCCGGCTGGGCGTGACGGGAGCGGCGGTGTCCACGGGGGTGAGCCGGGCCACCGCGCTCGTCGTCTTCGTGTGGATGCTCTACCGGGTGATGGACGTGCGGATGGTGGCGCGCGACTACGTGACGTTCTCGCGGGAGTACATCCGAAAAATCCTGAGGGTGGGTGTTCCCGCCGCCGTCGAGCAGCTCACCTATCACTCTTGCCAGACGGTGTTCCTGTACTACGTCACGTTCCTCGGGCCCACGGCCCTGGCGTCCCGGCAGTACGCCATGGCCATTTCCCAGTATGTCTTCCTGTTCAGTCTGGCGATTGGAATGGGGACGGCCATCGTGGTGGGGCGGATGGTGGGGGCGCTCCGGCCGGATGACGCCTACCGGCGGGCCCTGGAGAGCTTGAAGTGGGCGGTGGCCATCACCGTGCTGGTGGACCTGCTCGTCATCCTGCTGCGCCTGCCACTGGTGGGCCTGTTCACGGCCAATGCGGACATCCTCCAGCTCACCTCGCGGGTCATCCTGCTGAGCCTGCTGCTGGAGTCCGGACGCTCCTTCAATCTTGTCCTGGTCAACGCCCTGCGCGCCGCCGGGGATGCGCGGTTCACCGTCTACATGGCCTTCACCTCCATGGTCTGCATGAGCCTGCCCCTGGGCTACCTGCTCGTCTTCCGCCTGGAATGGGGACTGCCCGGCATCTGGCTCGCGATCGCGGCGGACGAGTGGATGCGCGGCCTCGTCTTCTGGTACCGGTGGAAGAGCCGGGCGTGGGAAAGGCAATCGCTCGTCGCGCCCCAGGAGGAGCGCGTCACGGTGGCACTCGGCGGGTGA
- a CDS encoding serine/threonine-protein kinase produces the protein MNDNKRQEDVETTPSAPSLGGLSPGTLVDERFAVEALAGRGGMGQVYRARDEQTGQRVALKLLHGTPAQDALYRFHREATLLSSLRHPGLVAHVAHGATEQGQSYLVMEWLEGEELARRLARQPLSIAESLALVRRVAEALAHAHQRGIVHRDLKPSNLFLRGGRAEDVVILDFGLARHAHSTRMGVTRSHTVVGTPGYMAPEQASSQPEIPPAADIFSLGCVLYECLTGRPPFEAPHFAASLAKILFAEPVPLRALRPELSGAWETLVTRMLAKVPGQRPADATELLAALESLALEQPPSGVPERPRMPSFTGAERQLVSVLLMSPRVDSSRPESSGEASPHEILRALLVPRGGRVERLADGSWVATLVPGRGTATDQAALAARCALGVKERWPRASVALVTGLGVLDAHLPVGDAMDKAGQLLRRMEREPSSSVVMDEVTAGLLGPGFGLTPSGSGSFLLRDEHGGADTSRPLLGKPTPCVGREQELALLESCFATCREESSARALLVTAAAGVGKSRLRHEFLRRVEHAFHPPRVLLARGDAMHKGASYGLLGQALREWCGVVEGESLESRRARLSQHVARHVPEAQAREVAEFLGELCAVPFPDEDRPRLRAARQEPQLMSVQLGRALVTLLDAECARTPVLLVLEDLHWSDALTVTLVDRLLRELSERPFLVLALARPEVKHLYPSLWGRMLQELSLNGLSRKACARLVREVLGADVPESEVRRTVEHSDGNALFLEELIRMVAEGRGDKAPETVLAVLQARLLRMEPGVRHTLLVASLFGRAFWPGGVCELLGRAPGDAEVKTHLRLLVEEEVIESVPDSRFSSEPEYRFRHALVRDAAYGLLAETHRTPGHQLAGAWLERMGEPDAEEIATHYQLGQRAERAASFYIQAVERLFERGDRQGTMRCVEAAVACGVSGEALPRLRALEALAAFWMDHAPRGMELGGPVLDALVPGERIWCWLLSGLALGLAMEGHAEASWRLTSRLLSTEPEADAVNAYLEALAQLGATFYWAGEREQLARLVERAREVSEPFMDRPTSARASLGMLESQRIILEEKPWSSLLKAEAAQRDFEELGVERWAALFRASVGLHWLELGESLTAVRLLRESWAWGQRTGHPFVSMMAHFYLMQALTFSPLPEHRREAQERARAVDAGGTFFSVNHGLLAMLAARALNVLGDAREAEALARGACGVLKPFPSVLGFACALLSTSLLTQGRMDEARREAEAGVRWMESRGMSVYSVPTYLALVEVCLAQGDAEATEAVLRKAMARVRERASDIPDAVRREHFLTHVPENARLLAIAQERWGDLYE, from the coding sequence ATGAATGACAACAAGCGGCAGGAGGACGTCGAGACGACGCCTTCCGCTCCTTCCCTGGGGGGATTGTCCCCTGGGACGCTCGTCGACGAGCGCTTCGCGGTCGAGGCCCTTGCGGGACGCGGGGGCATGGGGCAGGTCTACCGGGCGAGGGACGAGCAGACGGGCCAGCGCGTGGCGCTCAAGCTGCTGCACGGCACGCCCGCGCAGGACGCGCTCTACCGCTTCCACCGGGAAGCCACGCTCCTGTCGTCGCTGCGCCATCCGGGCCTGGTGGCGCACGTGGCCCACGGAGCCACGGAGCAGGGACAGTCCTACCTGGTCATGGAGTGGCTGGAGGGCGAGGAGTTGGCGCGGCGGCTGGCGCGCCAGCCCTTGAGTATCGCCGAGAGCCTGGCGCTGGTGCGGCGCGTGGCCGAGGCGTTGGCGCATGCGCACCAGCGAGGCATCGTCCACCGCGACCTCAAACCCTCCAACCTCTTCCTGCGCGGTGGGAGAGCCGAGGACGTGGTCATCCTGGACTTCGGACTGGCCCGGCACGCCCACTCCACGCGCATGGGAGTGACGCGCAGTCACACCGTGGTGGGCACACCGGGCTACATGGCACCCGAACAGGCCTCGAGCCAGCCGGAGATACCGCCCGCCGCGGACATCTTCTCATTGGGGTGCGTGCTGTACGAGTGCCTCACGGGGCGGCCCCCGTTCGAGGCGCCGCACTTCGCCGCCTCCCTGGCCAAGATTCTCTTCGCCGAGCCCGTCCCTCTCCGCGCGTTACGCCCGGAGTTGTCCGGAGCGTGGGAGACGCTCGTGACGCGGATGCTGGCCAAGGTGCCTGGACAGCGACCCGCCGATGCCACGGAGCTGCTCGCGGCCCTGGAGTCCCTGGCGTTGGAGCAGCCGCCGTCCGGTGTGCCGGAGAGGCCCCGGATGCCGAGCTTCACGGGCGCGGAGCGGCAACTCGTCAGTGTCCTGCTCATGTCGCCGCGGGTGGACTCATCGCGCCCGGAATCCTCGGGCGAGGCAAGCCCCCACGAGATTCTGCGCGCCCTGCTCGTGCCCCGGGGAGGACGGGTGGAACGGCTGGCGGATGGCTCGTGGGTGGCCACGCTCGTGCCCGGACGGGGCACGGCCACGGACCAGGCGGCACTGGCGGCCCGATGTGCCCTGGGCGTCAAGGAGCGCTGGCCCAGGGCGTCGGTGGCGCTGGTGACAGGGCTCGGCGTGCTCGACGCGCACCTGCCGGTGGGCGATGCCATGGACAAGGCGGGCCAGCTCTTGCGGCGGATGGAGCGGGAGCCTTCGTCCTCCGTCGTCATGGACGAGGTGACGGCGGGACTGCTCGGTCCGGGATTCGGGCTGACGCCCTCGGGCTCGGGGTCCTTCCTGCTGCGCGACGAGCACGGAGGCGCCGACACGTCACGGCCGCTGCTCGGCAAGCCCACCCCGTGCGTGGGCCGGGAGCAGGAATTGGCGCTGCTCGAGTCCTGCTTCGCCACGTGCCGTGAGGAGTCCAGTGCGCGGGCGCTGTTGGTGACGGCGGCGGCGGGCGTGGGCAAATCTCGGCTGCGGCACGAGTTCCTGCGCCGGGTGGAGCACGCGTTCCATCCGCCCCGGGTCCTGCTGGCCCGGGGGGACGCGATGCACAAGGGGGCCTCGTACGGACTGCTGGGACAGGCGCTGCGCGAGTGGTGCGGCGTGGTCGAGGGCGAATCCCTGGAATCGCGGCGGGCCCGGCTGAGCCAGCACGTGGCCCGGCACGTGCCGGAGGCCCAGGCGCGCGAGGTGGCCGAGTTCCTGGGCGAGCTGTGCGCGGTTCCCTTCCCGGACGAGGATCGCCCCCGTTTGAGGGCCGCGCGCCAGGAGCCCCAGCTCATGAGTGTCCAGCTGGGCCGCGCGCTGGTGACGCTGCTGGACGCCGAGTGCGCGCGGACGCCCGTGCTGCTGGTGCTCGAGGATCTGCACTGGAGCGACGCGCTGACGGTGACGCTGGTGGATCGGCTCCTGCGCGAGCTGAGCGAGCGGCCCTTCCTGGTGCTGGCCCTGGCGCGGCCCGAGGTGAAGCACCTCTATCCGAGCCTCTGGGGACGCATGCTGCAGGAACTGTCGCTCAACGGCCTGAGCCGCAAGGCGTGCGCGCGGCTGGTGCGAGAGGTGCTGGGCGCCGACGTGCCCGAATCCGAGGTGCGGCGGACGGTGGAGCACTCGGACGGCAACGCCCTGTTCCTGGAGGAACTCATCCGCATGGTGGCGGAGGGCCGGGGAGACAAGGCCCCCGAGACGGTGCTGGCGGTGCTCCAGGCGCGCCTGTTGCGCATGGAGCCCGGGGTCCGGCACACCCTGCTGGTGGCGAGCCTCTTCGGGCGGGCGTTCTGGCCAGGTGGGGTGTGCGAACTGTTGGGGCGCGCGCCCGGCGACGCGGAGGTGAAGACGCACCTGCGGCTGCTCGTGGAGGAGGAAGTCATCGAGTCCGTCCCCGACAGCCGTTTCTCCTCCGAGCCCGAGTACCGCTTCCGGCATGCCCTGGTGCGGGACGCGGCCTACGGGCTGCTCGCCGAGACGCACCGCACACCGGGCCACCAATTGGCGGGGGCGTGGCTGGAGCGCATGGGCGAGCCGGACGCGGAGGAGATCGCGACGCATTACCAGCTCGGGCAGCGCGCCGAGCGAGCCGCCTCCTTCTACATCCAGGCCGTCGAGCGGCTCTTCGAGCGTGGCGACCGGCAGGGCACGATGCGCTGCGTGGAGGCGGCCGTGGCGTGTGGGGTGAGCGGCGAGGCCCTTCCGCGGTTGCGTGCGCTCGAGGCACTGGCGGCGTTCTGGATGGATCACGCGCCCCGGGGGATGGAGCTCGGCGGCCCGGTGTTGGACGCGCTGGTGCCGGGGGAGCGGATCTGGTGCTGGCTCCTGAGTGGCTTGGCGTTGGGCCTGGCCATGGAGGGCCACGCCGAGGCGTCCTGGCGGCTGACGTCGCGTCTGCTGAGCACCGAGCCGGAAGCCGACGCGGTGAATGCCTATCTGGAGGCCCTGGCCCAATTGGGCGCCACTTTCTACTGGGCGGGCGAGCGCGAGCAATTGGCGCGGCTGGTGGAGAGGGCGCGCGAGGTGAGTGAACCCTTCATGGATCGGCCGACCTCGGCCCGTGCCAGCCTGGGAATGCTGGAGAGCCAGCGCATCATCCTCGAGGAGAAGCCCTGGAGCTCGCTGCTGAAGGCGGAGGCGGCCCAGAGGGACTTCGAGGAGCTCGGAGTGGAGCGCTGGGCCGCGCTGTTTCGCGCCTCGGTGGGATTGCATTGGTTGGAGCTGGGCGAGTCCCTCACGGCGGTGCGGCTCCTGCGCGAGTCATGGGCATGGGGCCAGCGCACGGGGCACCCGTTCGTGTCCATGATGGCGCACTTCTATTTGATGCAGGCACTGACGTTCAGCCCACTGCCCGAGCATCGGCGAGAGGCCCAGGAGAGGGCACGGGCGGTGGATGCGGGGGGGACGTTCTTCTCGGTGAACCACGGACTGCTCGCCATGCTGGCGGCGCGGGCGCTCAACGTCCTGGGCGATGCGCGGGAGGCGGAAGCGCTCGCGCGCGGGGCGTGTGGAGTGCTGAAGCCCTTTCCCTCGGTGCTGGGCTTCGCTTGTGCGCTCCTGTCCACGTCACTGCTCACCCAGGGCCGCATGGACGAGGCGCGGCGGGAGGCGGAGGCCGGCGTACGCTGGATGGAGTCGCGCGGAATGAGTGTCTATTCGGTGCCAACCTATCTGGCGTTGGTGGAGGTGTGCCTGGCCCAGGGAGACGCGGAGGCCACGGAGGCCGTGTTGCGTAAGGCGATGGCGCGCGTGCGCGAGCGGGCAAGTGACATTCCCGACGCGGTCCGCCGCGAGCATTTCCTCACCCACGTGCCCGAGAACGCCCGGCTGCTGGCGATCGCTCAGGAGCGCTGGGGCGACCTATACGAGTGA
- a CDS encoding GNAT family N-acetyltransferase: protein MSTEPRIEEVSAEALDLELLALADVLHASVQDGASVGFVLPFSVDAASDFWCRVRPALQTGARRLFVARWEGRVVGTVQLVLDTPPNGRHRAEIAKMLVHPAARRRGIARALMLRAEDEARRAGRSLLVLDTVPGNASERLYRSLGFQVTGMVPEYACSIHGALEPSLFMHKSLRDA from the coding sequence ATGAGCACGGAGCCACGGATCGAGGAAGTGAGCGCGGAGGCCCTGGACCTGGAACTTCTCGCGCTGGCCGATGTGCTCCATGCGAGTGTCCAGGATGGAGCCAGCGTGGGCTTCGTCCTGCCCTTCTCCGTGGATGCGGCGAGCGACTTCTGGTGCCGGGTGCGGCCCGCGCTCCAGACGGGGGCCCGGCGCCTGTTCGTCGCCCGGTGGGAAGGCCGCGTGGTCGGCACCGTGCAGTTGGTCCTCGACACTCCTCCCAATGGCAGGCACCGCGCGGAGATCGCGAAGATGCTCGTGCATCCGGCGGCGCGCCGGCGCGGCATCGCTCGGGCCCTGATGCTGCGCGCGGAAGACGAAGCGCGCCGCGCCGGACGGAGTCTGCTGGTGCTCGACACCGTGCCGGGAAACGCGTCGGAGCGGCTCTACCGCTCGCTGGGATTCCAGGTCACCGGCATGGTGCCGGAGTACGCCTGCTCCATTCATGGGGCGCTGGAGCCCTCCCTGTTCATGCACAAGTCGCTGCGCGACGCTTGA
- a CDS encoding amidohydrolase, which produces MKSPSLLPLGLAALLWMPGAARAANDPAPVLAGLDPLSPELTAFYRDLHQNPELSLHEEKTAGKLAERMRKLGFEVTQKVGGHGVVAVLRNGKGPTVLLRTDMDALPVEEKTGLPYASRVKMTDAGGQSVPVMHACGHDVHMTAWLGTATLLSRAKERWRGTLVMVGQPAEEPGSGAKRMLEDGLFQRFPRPDFALALHDLATAPSGTVEYVPGYALANVDSVDITLHGKGGHGAFPNATVDPIVLAARTVLALQAIVSREKSPLEPAVISVGSIHGGTQHNIIPDQVKLQLTVRSFKPEVRKQLLASIERVVKAEAQVSGAPREPEVVVTGGMSATYNDPELTKRLVGAVTRVLGAANVRESQPLMGGEDFSAYGLAGVPSSMLWLGAVEPKRHARATAAGESLPSLHSGLFAPDAERTVRTGVTALTTAALELLGTP; this is translated from the coding sequence ATGAAATCGCCTTCCCTCCTTCCGCTCGGCCTCGCCGCGCTGCTGTGGATGCCCGGCGCCGCGCGGGCCGCGAACGATCCCGCCCCGGTGCTCGCGGGCCTCGACCCGCTCTCTCCCGAACTGACGGCCTTCTACCGGGACCTGCACCAGAACCCCGAGCTGTCCCTGCACGAGGAGAAGACGGCGGGAAAGCTCGCCGAGCGCATGCGCAAGCTCGGCTTCGAGGTGACCCAGAAGGTTGGCGGGCACGGCGTGGTGGCCGTGCTGCGCAATGGCAAGGGCCCCACGGTGCTGCTGCGCACCGACATGGACGCCCTGCCGGTGGAGGAGAAGACGGGGCTGCCTTATGCCAGCCGGGTGAAGATGACGGACGCGGGCGGCCAGAGCGTGCCCGTCATGCACGCCTGTGGACACGACGTGCACATGACGGCCTGGCTGGGGACCGCCACGCTGCTCTCGCGCGCGAAGGAGCGCTGGCGCGGCACGCTCGTGATGGTGGGCCAGCCCGCCGAGGAGCCTGGCAGTGGGGCGAAGCGGATGCTCGAGGACGGCCTCTTCCAGCGCTTTCCCCGGCCCGACTTCGCCCTCGCCCTGCATGACCTGGCCACCGCGCCCTCGGGCACGGTCGAGTACGTGCCGGGCTATGCCTTGGCGAACGTGGACTCGGTGGACATCACGCTCCACGGCAAGGGCGGGCATGGTGCCTTCCCGAACGCCACGGTGGATCCCATCGTGCTCGCGGCCCGCACCGTCCTCGCGCTGCAGGCGATCGTGAGCCGGGAGAAGTCACCCCTCGAGCCCGCGGTCATCTCGGTGGGGTCCATTCACGGCGGCACCCAGCACAACATCATTCCGGATCAGGTGAAGTTGCAGCTCACGGTGCGCAGCTTCAAGCCCGAGGTGCGCAAGCAACTGCTCGCGTCCATCGAGCGCGTGGTGAAGGCCGAGGCCCAGGTATCCGGGGCGCCGCGCGAGCCCGAAGTGGTCGTCACCGGAGGCATGTCCGCCACCTACAACGATCCGGAGCTGACGAAGCGGCTGGTGGGGGCGGTCACCCGGGTGCTCGGGGCCGCGAACGTGCGCGAGAGCCAGCCCCTCATGGGCGGCGAGGACTTCTCCGCCTATGGCCTCGCGGGAGTCCCCTCCTCAATGCTGTGGTTGGGCGCGGTGGAGCCCAAGCGCCATGCGCGGGCGACAGCCGCGGGTGAGTCCCTGCCATCCCTGCACTCCGGCCTCTTCGCGCCCGACGCGGAGCGCACGGTGCGCACGGGCGTCACCGCGCTGACCACGGCGGCCCTGGAATTGCTGGGCACGCCGTAG
- the hmpA gene encoding NO-inducible flavohemoprotein codes for MLSEAQRAQIRATVPLLETGGEALTTHFYQLMLREYPQVRPLFNQAHQASGAQPRALADGVLTYARHIDRLEALGPLASRIVNKHVALQIQPEHYPIVGTCLLRAIREVLGPQVATDEVIDAWSAAYAQLAQLLIQAESAAYDAKAASPGGWRGGRAFRVANKVRESAEITSFHLAPVDGGAVADFQPGQYIGLRLWVDGEEIRRTYSLSAAPNGRSYRISVKREPGGKASNYLHDAVAPGHELTVFPPSGEFVLRPSDKPLVLISAGVGITPTLAMLESSLPKARPITFIHYARNAQVHAFADTLRTWTTQRPNLQVRTVYEHVDPTEARQPDAVGRPTLEHLRQWLPAHGDAEVHFLGPKPFMACIKRMLHELGVPPAQCHYEFFGPAEALQ; via the coding sequence ATGTTGAGCGAAGCCCAGCGCGCCCAGATCCGCGCCACCGTCCCGCTGCTGGAAACCGGCGGCGAAGCCCTCACCACCCACTTCTACCAGCTGATGCTGCGCGAGTACCCCCAGGTGCGGCCGCTGTTCAACCAGGCCCACCAGGCCAGCGGGGCGCAGCCGCGCGCGCTGGCCGACGGCGTGTTGACCTACGCCCGCCACATCGACCGGCTCGAAGCCCTGGGCCCGCTGGCCTCGCGCATCGTCAACAAGCACGTCGCCCTGCAGATCCAGCCCGAGCATTATCCCATCGTCGGTACCTGCCTGCTGCGCGCGATCCGCGAGGTCCTGGGCCCACAGGTGGCCACCGACGAGGTGATCGATGCCTGGAGCGCCGCCTATGCACAGCTGGCGCAACTGCTGATCCAGGCCGAGTCGGCCGCCTACGACGCCAAGGCGGCCTCCCCGGGTGGATGGCGCGGCGGACGCGCCTTCCGCGTAGCGAACAAGGTGCGCGAGAGCGCGGAGATCACCTCGTTCCACCTCGCGCCGGTGGACGGGGGCGCGGTCGCCGACTTCCAGCCGGGCCAGTACATCGGCCTGCGATTGTGGGTGGACGGTGAGGAGATCCGCCGCACCTATTCGCTGTCGGCCGCGCCCAACGGCCGCAGCTACCGCATCAGCGTCAAGCGCGAGCCCGGCGGCAAGGCGTCCAACTACCTGCATGACGCGGTGGCACCGGGCCACGAGCTGACGGTCTTTCCGCCCTCGGGCGAGTTCGTGCTGCGGCCCAGCGACAAGCCGCTGGTGTTGATCAGCGCCGGCGTCGGCATCACCCCGACCCTGGCGATGCTGGAGAGCTCGCTGCCGAAAGCTCGCCCGATCACGTTCATCCACTACGCGCGCAACGCACAGGTGCATGCCTTCGCCGACACGCTGCGGACCTGGACGACGCAGCGCCCGAACCTCCAGGTGCGTACCGTCTACGAGCACGTCGATCCGACCGAAGCGCGCCAGCCCGACGCGGTAGGCCGACCGACGCTGGAGCATCTGCGCCAGTGGTTGCCCGCCCATGGCGATGCGGAGGTCCACTTCCTGGGACCCAAGCCGTTCATGGCCTGCATCAAGCGCATGCTGCACGAACTGGGCGTGCCGCCGGCACAGTGCCACTACGAATTCTTCGGCCCAGCCGAGGCGCTGCAATAA
- the norR gene encoding nitric oxide reductase transcriptional regulator NorR, giving the protein MMTRHRQLLDALFPLVADLTRALPEQERYARLLQALQQLLPADAIALLRLEGDALVPQATLGLSADTLGRRFVVEAHPRLRVLLAAPGAMRFPPDSPLPDPYDGLVDHPAPHLDVHDCMGCALRLERTTWGLLTVDALDAGRFAAEHLEVLEAFAQLAAATVTAAARIEALTRSVQQERTRADALLASGVPRTLLGQSGVMQALREEIALVAASDLTVLITGETGVGKELVAQSVHAASPRAARPLVTVNCAALPETLVESELFGHVRGAFSGAVGDRRGKFEMADGGTLFLDEIGELPLGIQAKLLRVLQGGQLQRVGSDREHRVDVRLLTATNRDLPAEVRAGRFRADLYHRLSVYPLRVPPLRERDQDILLLAGGFLEENRRRMGLRGLRLTAGARAALGRHAWPGNVRELEHQLSRATLKAMQRQATATAAGQRIVSIGDEDLDLATPGADLGIATATPAPEVTTAITLREATDAFQRQLLDRTLRRHGGKLAAAAAELGVDRANLARLLRRLGMR; this is encoded by the coding sequence ATGATGACTCGTCACCGGCAGTTGCTCGATGCCTTGTTTCCCCTGGTCGCCGACCTGACCCGCGCGCTCCCAGAGCAGGAGCGCTACGCACGGCTGCTACAGGCCCTCCAGCAACTGCTGCCGGCCGACGCGATCGCCCTGCTGCGCCTGGAGGGCGACGCGCTGGTGCCGCAGGCCACGCTCGGCCTGAGCGCCGACACGCTGGGCCGGCGTTTCGTGGTGGAGGCCCATCCGCGCCTGCGGGTGCTGCTGGCCGCACCGGGAGCGATGCGCTTTCCCCCCGACAGCCCCTTGCCCGATCCCTACGATGGGCTGGTCGACCACCCCGCGCCGCACCTGGATGTGCACGACTGCATGGGCTGTGCGCTCCGCCTGGAGCGGACGACCTGGGGCCTGCTGACCGTGGACGCGCTGGACGCCGGGCGGTTCGCCGCCGAGCACCTGGAGGTGTTGGAGGCGTTCGCACAACTGGCCGCCGCCACCGTGACCGCGGCCGCGCGGATCGAGGCGCTGACGCGGTCGGTGCAGCAGGAGCGGACCCGTGCCGACGCCTTGCTGGCCAGCGGCGTACCGCGCACCCTGCTCGGGCAGAGCGGGGTGATGCAGGCCCTGCGCGAGGAGATCGCGCTGGTGGCGGCAAGCGACTTGACCGTGCTGATCACCGGCGAGACCGGCGTCGGCAAGGAGTTGGTGGCCCAGAGCGTGCACGCGGCCTCACCCCGGGCCGCGCGGCCGCTGGTCACGGTCAACTGCGCCGCGCTGCCGGAGACGTTGGTGGAGAGCGAGCTGTTCGGCCACGTGCGCGGGGCGTTTTCCGGCGCGGTCGGCGATCGCCGCGGCAAGTTCGAGATGGCCGACGGCGGCACGCTGTTCCTGGACGAGATCGGCGAGCTGCCGCTGGGCATTCAGGCCAAGCTGCTGCGCGTGCTGCAGGGCGGCCAGTTGCAGCGCGTGGGCTCGGACCGAGAGCACCGCGTCGATGTGCGCCTGCTCACCGCGACCAACCGGGACCTGCCCGCCGAGGTCCGCGCCGGACGCTTCCGGGCCGATCTGTACCACCGCCTCAGCGTCTACCCGCTGCGCGTGCCGCCGCTGCGCGAGCGCGATCAGGACATCCTGCTGTTGGCCGGCGGTTTCCTGGAGGAGAACCGGCGCCGCATGGGCCTGCGCGGGTTGCGCCTGACCGCCGGGGCGCGGGCGGCACTGGGCCGCCACGCCTGGCCGGGCAATGTGCGCGAACTGGAGCACCAGCTCAGTCGCGCCACGCTCAAGGCGATGCAGCGCCAGGCCACGGCGACGGCCGCCGGCCAGCGCATCGTGTCCATCGGCGACGAGGACCTGGATCTGGCGACCCCGGGCGCGGACCTGGGCATCGCGACGGCCACGCCGGCCCCGGAAGTGACCACCGCGATCACGCTGCGCGAGGCGACCGATGCCTTCCAGCGGCAACTGCTGGACCGTACCCTGCGGCGCCACGGCGGCAAGCTCGCCGCCGCCGCGGCCGAGCTGGGAGTGGACCGGGCGAATCTGGCGCGGTTGCTGCGCCGGTTGGGGATGCGCTGA